Proteins encoded within one genomic window of Bdellovibrionota bacterium:
- the panB gene encoding 3-methyl-2-oxobutanoate hydroxymethyltransferase, whose protein sequence is MKTILDFYKMKTEKKKISMVTSYDYWSANLLNETEIDCLLVGDSLAQVMHGHPSTVHADTELMALHTRAVARGAPDKFIVADMPFLSVRKGLISAMESVDQLMKAGASSVKVEGIAGHEDIVKNIVESGVPVMGHLGLTPQSVHQLGGYKVQGKDKETADFIFQSALKLQELGCFSLVLECVPTQLATDITNALQIPVIGIGAGPYTDGQVLVFHDLLGLTSGHKPKFLKTFSEGRDLFKGSLEQFDLEVKENIFPSTEESY, encoded by the coding sequence ATGAAAACAATTCTTGATTTTTACAAAATGAAGACGGAAAAGAAAAAGATCTCCATGGTGACTTCCTATGACTATTGGAGCGCTAATCTTTTGAATGAAACAGAAATCGATTGCTTGCTCGTGGGTGACAGTCTGGCCCAGGTGATGCATGGACATCCTTCGACAGTTCATGCGGATACCGAACTCATGGCTCTCCATACTAGAGCCGTGGCTCGCGGCGCTCCTGATAAATTTATTGTGGCTGATATGCCATTCTTGTCTGTAAGAAAAGGTTTAATATCAGCAATGGAAAGTGTTGATCAATTGATGAAGGCTGGAGCAAGCTCCGTAAAGGTCGAAGGTATTGCAGGTCATGAAGATATCGTAAAAAATATCGTCGAATCTGGTGTTCCCGTAATGGGACATCTGGGGCTCACCCCACAATCTGTCCATCAGCTTGGTGGATACAAAGTTCAAGGGAAAGACAAGGAGACTGCGGATTTTATTTTTCAATCAGCTTTAAAATTACAAGAACTGGGCTGCTTCTCTCTTGTTCTTGAATGTGTACCTACACAACTTGCAACAGACATTACCAATGCATTACAGATTCCCGTGATCGGAATTGGCGCCGGCCCTTACACTGACGGACAAGTTTTGGTGTTCCACGATCTTTTAGGGTTAACATCAGGACACAAACCTAAGTTCTTAAAAACCTTCTCAGAAGGTAGAGATCTATTCAAAGGTTCATTAGAGCAATTTGACTTAGAAGTAAAAGAGAACATATTTCCATCAACCGAAGAA
- a CDS encoding DUF2520 domain-containing protein: MKFYLQSQNVRVHSWNRKEHTKEDLNRFIKTCDTVLILIKDAEIKKFVDAHLELQEKTLVHFSGALVIPGIVGLHPLMTFSDKLYNLDFYKKIPFISEKGNETFKEIFPQLENPNSEIEPEMKPLYHSLCVMGGNFTTLLWTKLLESFKEKFDFNPELVLPFLEKVTDNIKEDYKTALTGPLSRRDVSTMRKNLTALENDSFANVYRSFVQATHPELLKEIDENNS; this comes from the coding sequence ATGAAGTTCTACCTGCAATCTCAAAATGTACGCGTACACTCTTGGAATAGAAAAGAACACACCAAAGAAGATTTAAATAGATTCATCAAAACTTGCGACACCGTCCTTATTTTGATCAAAGATGCTGAAATCAAAAAATTTGTAGATGCTCATCTAGAGCTTCAAGAAAAAACTCTAGTGCATTTTTCCGGAGCCCTAGTGATTCCAGGGATCGTGGGCCTGCATCCCTTGATGACTTTCTCAGACAAACTTTACAACTTAGATTTTTATAAGAAAATTCCATTTATTTCTGAAAAAGGAAATGAAACTTTTAAGGAAATTTTTCCACAATTAGAAAATCCAAATTCTGAGATTGAGCCTGAAATGAAACCTCTCTACCACTCACTCTGTGTGATGGGAGGAAACTTCACAACTCTACTTTGGACAAAGCTACTCGAATCCTTCAAAGAAAAATTTGATTTCAATCCTGAGCTTGTCTTGCCATTCTTAGAAAAAGTTACAGACAACATCAAGGAAGATTACAAAACCGCCCTCACAGGTCCTCTCTCTAGAAGAGATGTTTCTACGATGAGGAAAAACTTAACTGCTCTTGAAAATGATTCTTTTGCAAATGTTTATAGATCTTTCGTACAAGCAACGCATCCAGAACTCTTAAAGGAGATTGATGAAAACAATTCTTGA
- a CDS encoding S8 family peptidase, with product MGNIKVFIATLILTSILSMSAQAARWIVKNPKQTNVEALRGMNSHSTLNLKNQYLILDTRERVSANQLVKMFNAESAFADMRISIDQPKNDKKIEADNGWHVGQLDYANTNQNFTGQGIVVAVLDSGVDYLHPDLEKKMWKNVNEIPNNNIDDDKNGVVDDYHGYNFNDGISDPIDTQSHGTHCAGIIAADKNKSTKAQGVAQGVKIMPLVIIGSDSLGFLGDAGIAVKYAVDNGAKVLSNSWRIYNSWETFMNPEGLKMLEEAIGYANDHKVIFAAAAGNEYKDLDLTNKEDAIYPLSFQGLSNMVGIASTNLSSTKGEQISSFSNYGVKSISVAAPGTDIYSTIPGGEWMKMSGTSMATPIVAGVLARGLSKGYSMEEALEQLNQTSQKTTYWQQYVTHGRIDIKKYLE from the coding sequence ATGGGGAACATCAAAGTTTTTATAGCTACGCTAATTTTAACAAGTATTTTGTCTATGTCAGCACAAGCTGCTCGTTGGATCGTAAAAAATCCAAAGCAGACTAATGTTGAGGCGCTAAGAGGAATGAATTCTCATTCTACTTTAAATCTGAAAAACCAATATTTGATTCTTGATACACGCGAGAGAGTGTCAGCAAATCAACTCGTAAAAATGTTCAATGCAGAAAGTGCATTTGCAGATATGAGAATCTCTATCGATCAACCTAAAAATGATAAAAAAATAGAAGCTGATAATGGTTGGCACGTAGGTCAATTGGATTATGCAAATACAAATCAAAACTTCACAGGGCAAGGAATTGTAGTTGCTGTTCTTGATAGTGGAGTGGATTATTTGCATCCAGATTTAGAAAAGAAAATGTGGAAGAATGTAAATGAAATTCCAAATAACAATATCGATGATGATAAAAATGGAGTAGTTGATGATTATCATGGCTACAACTTCAACGATGGAATTTCAGATCCTATCGATACTCAAAGTCACGGAACACATTGCGCAGGAATCATCGCTGCCGATAAAAACAAATCAACAAAGGCCCAAGGTGTTGCTCAAGGTGTAAAGATCATGCCACTTGTAATTATCGGAAGCGATAGCCTAGGTTTCTTAGGCGATGCCGGGATTGCAGTTAAGTACGCTGTTGATAACGGAGCCAAAGTTCTATCGAACTCTTGGAGAATTTATAATTCTTGGGAAACTTTCATGAATCCTGAAGGTCTTAAGATGTTAGAAGAAGCTATTGGTTATGCAAATGATCACAAAGTCATCTTTGCAGCAGCTGCCGGTAATGAATATAAAGACTTGGATCTTACAAATAAAGAAGACGCTATCTATCCATTGTCTTTCCAAGGTCTATCAAACATGGTCGGTATCGCTTCGACGAATTTGAGCTCAACAAAGGGCGAGCAAATTTCTAGCTTTTCGAACTACGGAGTTAAATCCATTTCAGTTGCGGCGCCCGGGACAGATATCTACTCAACAATTCCAGGTGGCGAATGGATGAAAATGAGCGGAACAAGCATGGCAACACCAATCGTTGCAGGAGTTCTAGCTCGTGGACTCAGCAAAGGCTACAGCATGGAAGAAGCGTTGGAACAATTAAACCAAACTTCCCAAAAAACAACATACTGGCAACAGTACGTTACCCACGGAAGAATCGATATCAAGAAGTACTTGGAATAG